The genomic interval ACAGGGAGAAATCGAGATTGGCGAGACGGTCGTCAACGATGTGCGGCCCCAGGACCGGAACATCGCGATGGTGTTCCAGAATTATGCGCTGTACCCGCATATGACTGTCCGAGAGAACATGTCGTTCGGGTTGCGCCTCTCAAAGCAGTTCGGTGATGACGAGATTTCAGGGCGAGTCGAGGATGCCGCGAATCTGCTCGAGATACCTGAGCTTCTCGATCAGTATCCCAAGCAGCTTTCGGGAGGGCAACAGCAACGGGTGGCACTGGGCCGATCGATCGTCCGCGACCCAGACGTGTTCCTGATGGACGAACCACTGTCAAACCTTGACGCGAAATTGCGGACCCAGATGCGGACGGAACTCCAGCGCATCCAAGACGACCTGGGTGTAACGACAATCTACGTTACGCACGATCAGACCGAAGCGATGACGATGGGCGATCGCATCGCCATCCTCAACGACGGTGAACTCCAGCAGGTCGCTGAGCCAGAGGTGTGTTACGACCAGCCGAACAACAAATTTGTCGCTGGCTTCATCGGCTCGCCCAGCATGAACTTCTTCGACGTCGAAGTCACGCCAGCTGGCGATAGCGTGCAGGTCGCCGGTGACGGCATCGAGACGACGATTCCAGCGACGATGGAGGCTGGTGACTACACACTCGGTATCCGCCCGGAAGATCTCTCTATCGCCTCCGACGAGGAGCGATTCCAAGCCATAGTCGATGTCGTTGAACCGATGGGCTCGGACAACTTCCTATATCTCCATCCACCAGACGGCGATCAGGAGATCATCGCTCGCGTCGGGAGTGATTATCACCCAGAGTCAGGGGAGAAAATCGCGCTCGACTTCGCAGCGAACGACGTCCACTTCTTCGACGAGACGGGCGAGCGCATCATGCTCAGTGACGAATCCGACCCGATGAAGGCACCTTAACAGCAGCTCATGATTTACGAATCTATCGGCGCAACTGACAGTGAATGGGCCAGTAAATCCTACCCGGAGATTCAAGAGACTGCGAACGCCGATGGGTCGGTCCTTGTCGTTCCAGTCGGGAGTATCGAGCAACATGGTCATCACCTCCCAGTAGCGACTGATACTATCCTCGTTGACGCAGTCGTCTCCGGTGCCTCCGAAAAACTCGACGATGAGATACCCCACCTCGTGACGCCACCTGTCTGGAGTGGGTTTTCGCCTCATCACCTCCCATTTGGAGGAACGCTTTCCCTTGACTTCAACCACCTTCAGACGGTCCTCGAAGATGTTGCACAAACGGGACTCGAAAACGGGTTCGATGCAGTCTGTTTCGTGAACGGTCATGGTGGGAATGCATCGCTCATTGATGCCGTTGTCAGTACGGTAGGAACGTCGACAGACGCCGAAGTACTCGGAACGACGTACTTCACGCTCGCATCCGACGAAATTCACAACCTTCGGGATAGTGACATTGGAGGGATGGCACACGGTGGTGAGTACGAGACATCACTCATGCTCCACCTCCGGCCGGAGTTGGTCGCCGACACAGACCAGCGTGAGGCGACAGCGTGGGATGAGCACTACGAGTGGGGTGGCAGCGACTTATTGGACAGCGGACCGCTTGCCGTCTATCGGTCGTTCGATGAGTACTCAGCCTCAGGGGCAATCGGCGCACCGGAGTTAGCGAGCGCCGAGAAAGGCGCCCGTATCTACGATATCGTCACAAGCGAACTCGCGGCAGTGTTCGTCGCAATTCACGAACATAATCGGTAGCGTTCTGTTTGCGCTGAAAAAGTCTCATCGAACGCTGTTATCAGGAGGTACAGTACGTCAATAGGGAGATACAGTCCGAGTACAATGGTCAGGAAGTTTTAATATGAGTCACTGTGTTATGCCCACAGATGCCTAACGAGAAGACTGACTCACCTGGGGAAGGGAGCTTGGATCGGCGGAGGATGCTCGAAGCCATCGGTTCGGGCGGTATTATCGCCCTCGCTGGTTGTCTTGGTGGTGGGGGCGGTGGAAACGGATCGGGTGGTAATGGGAGCGGTGACGGTGGGAAGCAGACCATCCAATTCCTTACGATGGGTGTTGGTGACAACATCAGGCAGTTCTTCGAGGAGAACAATGCCACGTTCGAAGAGGAACACAACGTGAACATCGAGTTCACGAGCGTGACATGGGACAACGCCCAGCAGACAGTCAACAACCGAGTTGACGGGAATAAAGCGCCTGACGTCGCTCGCTGGCCAGCTCGCTGGATTCCACAACTCGCGGATAAAGATGCTCTGACGCCAATCTCCGACATGATGGAAAGCGATTGGGGGAATCGCTTTTATGAAGGGATGGCTGAGGGCTGTAAGTACAACGGCGAGTATTACGGTGCCCCCTGGGCAGCATCGAACAAGTGTCTATACTACAATAAGAGCGTCTTCAAGCAAGCGGGGCTCGACCCGGAGAACCCCAAACTGGACACGTGGGACGATATGCTGGCTGCCGCGAAAAAGATCAAGGCAAACACGGATACCCCTGCACTCGGCCTCGCGGGTGCCGATGCCATTGAAACGGGGTCACAGTACTACCACTACCACTGGTCGTACGGAGCGGACCTCGTCGACGACAGCGGTGCCCCAGTCGTCAACTCCAAGGAGGCAGCTCAAGCACTAGGCTTTTACTCGGATCTTCACCTAAAGCACAAGGTCACCCAGTCATCGCCGCTCTCCTCGACTCGACAAGACATCCGGCAGCTGTTCGAGACCGGTTCCCTTGGAATGGTCATTGCCCACGTCTACACGGGTCTCAACATCAAGAAAGCAAAAGAGAACGGTGAGGTTGATTTCGACTTCGGCATCGTTCAGGTACCTAAGGGACCTGGTGGCCGATTCAGTCTGAACACGATCGACTCTGTCGCAATCTTCGCCCAGAGCGAGGCCACTGAGATGGCGAAAAACCTGCTGAAGTTCTACTTCAAAGAGGATCGCCACTTCGAGTACGCGACCAACAAAGGATTCATGCCTACGATGAAGGCCGTTGGTGATCGAGACCACTTCCAGAACTCGAAAATTTGGAAGCCCTATATCGAGGCAGGAGAGTACGCCCGAGCGCGACCGAAGCTCTCGAACTTCAACCAGTTCAACACCCGAATGGTCCAGGCGATCCAGGAAGCCCTGGCCGACCAGAAGTCGCCTCAGAAAGCGCTGGACGATGCCCAGGCAGACCTCAAAGAGGCGATGAAGTGACCATCAACAGATGAGTATTGCCGAAGAGTATACGCAGTCGACAGCAGATTCCCGCCTTGAGCGGACCCGACAGTATCTCTGGAAAAACCGGTACGCATACCTGCTGATACTGCCGACGATCGTGTTTCTCGTGGCCGTCGTCGGCTACCCGATCTTTGAGACATTTCGTCTCTCACTATACCAGTCATCGGCTGGCTCGACGTTCGTAGGCCTCCAGCACTACCGCGAAATCATCGACAGCAGCATCTTCCCACTGTTGCTTCGCCAGACAGCACGGTGGGTCGTTCTCGGCGTCGTTGGAAAGACACTGCTGGGCCTGTTGATCGCTCTCCACCTCAACCACGATATTCGGGGACGGAAGTTCTTCCGCACAGCGTTCCTTATCCCATGGGGGATTCCCTACGCGATCTCGGCCGTCGTGTTCCGCTGGATCGAACACCCCCAGTATGGCTACCTCAACGCGATCTTGCTGAAGCTGGGACTCATCGATCAAGGAATCGGTATCCTCGGCAATCCAGACACTGCTTGGATTGGCGTTGTGGTTGCCGACGTCTGGATCGGGACGCCGTTCATGGCAATAATCTTCCTCGCCGGGCTCCAGTCCATCCCGGAGGAGTTGTATGAAGCCGCCGCTATCGATGGCGCAGAGAAGTGGCAACAGTTCCGCTACGTCACGCTCCCTCAGCTCAAGTCCGTCGTTATGATCGCGACGCTGCTCTCGACGATTTGGACCTTCGTCAGCTTCGACGTCATCTGGACGATGACGCGAGGCGGCCCGATCAACACGACGTCGACGCTCATCATCTGGATCTACCAGGTCGGCATCGAAAACGGGAACATCGGGAAGGGGGCAGCGTTCAGCGTCATCAGCTTCCTAATCCTGATGGTGTTCGCCGTTATCTACCTGCGAATCTACACCAGCGGAGATGATGAGCTATGACTGTCGCGGGTCAGCGCCGAAGCAGCCTGCGCAAAGTCCGTATCTACGGCATGTTACTCGCCTTACTCGGGGTCATGATGTTCCCGTTTTACGCGATGTTCTCCACAACGATCAAGTCCGAATCGGCAATATTCGCCAGCCCAGCAGATCTGGTTCCGGCTCAGCCGTCGTTCGACGCCTACATTGAGGTGTGGGGCCAGACTGATGTCCTGCTGTGGGTTGGCAATAGCTTCCTGATCTCACTGGGGACAGTCTTAGTCACGCTGCTGCTCGCGATTCCAGCTGCATACTCCTGTGCGAGGAACGACTTCATCGGGAAGCGAACATTCCTACTGGCCGTGCTGGTCGTACAAATGTTCGCTCCCGTCGTGTTAATTGTCGGTCTATTCGACGTAATCACCACGCTCGGGGTGTACAACAGCTACCTAGCCGTTATTATACCT from Halomarina salina carries:
- a CDS encoding ABC transporter ATP-binding protein encodes the protein MSRVRLSNVSKVYGDDVLAVKEVDLTVRDGEFLVLVGPSGCGKSTTLRMIAGLETITQGEIEIGETVVNDVRPQDRNIAMVFQNYALYPHMTVRENMSFGLRLSKQFGDDEISGRVEDAANLLEIPELLDQYPKQLSGGQQQRVALGRSIVRDPDVFLMDEPLSNLDAKLRTQMRTELQRIQDDLGVTTIYVTHDQTEAMTMGDRIAILNDGELQQVAEPEVCYDQPNNKFVAGFIGSPSMNFFDVEVTPAGDSVQVAGDGIETTIPATMEAGDYTLGIRPEDLSIASDEERFQAIVDVVEPMGSDNFLYLHPPDGDQEIIARVGSDYHPESGEKIALDFAANDVHFFDETGERIMLSDESDPMKAP
- a CDS encoding creatininase family protein produces the protein MIYESIGATDSEWASKSYPEIQETANADGSVLVVPVGSIEQHGHHLPVATDTILVDAVVSGASEKLDDEIPHLVTPPVWSGFSPHHLPFGGTLSLDFNHLQTVLEDVAQTGLENGFDAVCFVNGHGGNASLIDAVVSTVGTSTDAEVLGTTYFTLASDEIHNLRDSDIGGMAHGGEYETSLMLHLRPELVADTDQREATAWDEHYEWGGSDLLDSGPLAVYRSFDEYSASGAIGAPELASAEKGARIYDIVTSELAAVFVAIHEHNR
- a CDS encoding ABC transporter substrate-binding protein; the protein is MPNEKTDSPGEGSLDRRRMLEAIGSGGIIALAGCLGGGGGGNGSGGNGSGDGGKQTIQFLTMGVGDNIRQFFEENNATFEEEHNVNIEFTSVTWDNAQQTVNNRVDGNKAPDVARWPARWIPQLADKDALTPISDMMESDWGNRFYEGMAEGCKYNGEYYGAPWAASNKCLYYNKSVFKQAGLDPENPKLDTWDDMLAAAKKIKANTDTPALGLAGADAIETGSQYYHYHWSYGADLVDDSGAPVVNSKEAAQALGFYSDLHLKHKVTQSSPLSSTRQDIRQLFETGSLGMVIAHVYTGLNIKKAKENGEVDFDFGIVQVPKGPGGRFSLNTIDSVAIFAQSEATEMAKNLLKFYFKEDRHFEYATNKGFMPTMKAVGDRDHFQNSKIWKPYIEAGEYARARPKLSNFNQFNTRMVQAIQEALADQKSPQKALDDAQADLKEAMK
- a CDS encoding carbohydrate ABC transporter permease, translated to MSIAEEYTQSTADSRLERTRQYLWKNRYAYLLILPTIVFLVAVVGYPIFETFRLSLYQSSAGSTFVGLQHYREIIDSSIFPLLLRQTARWVVLGVVGKTLLGLLIALHLNHDIRGRKFFRTAFLIPWGIPYAISAVVFRWIEHPQYGYLNAILLKLGLIDQGIGILGNPDTAWIGVVVADVWIGTPFMAIIFLAGLQSIPEELYEAAAIDGAEKWQQFRYVTLPQLKSVVMIATLLSTIWTFVSFDVIWTMTRGGPINTTSTLIIWIYQVGIENGNIGKGAAFSVISFLILMVFAVIYLRIYTSGDDEL
- a CDS encoding carbohydrate ABC transporter permease, translated to MTVAGQRRSSLRKVRIYGMLLALLGVMMFPFYAMFSTTIKSESAIFASPADLVPAQPSFDAYIEVWGQTDVLLWVGNSFLISLGTVLVTLLLAIPAAYSCARNDFIGKRTFLLAVLVVQMFAPVVLIVGLFDVITTLGVYNSYLAVIIPAAAFTLPFNIWMLYGYFKTIPVSLEESARIDGASQLQVLTKIVLPLTKPALVASVTYTFLYAWNRLLFVLTFLTDASKYNIPRGVFSMVGALQTDWRMMLTVSVIGILPLLILFAFLEEYIVSGMTAGAVKE